One Halomonas sp. THAF5a genomic region harbors:
- a CDS encoding murein hydrolase activator EnvC, whose product MTPSPARQGVAPRRPPLGGLLAGLVLGLALGGPLLAAPSEREAQARLDALGEEILAASGRLSTTREARDEASEALREVETTLAETHRRLDALQAERRALNDEIFDLEARRERLADERREQLESLEVQLEAFYRLGLTPQLKLLLNQDDPARLDRLQHYLNRLARARHERLDALERLERELAETRRALAERGERLAAVTTRLDERSAALAEQSAERAALVATLDERFASEQARLATLAQDRAHAERTLREVQERLARLERPPPSTAIEKTRGALPWPVQGSIASGFRHGEGVHLNGLVIRAAEGTPVRAVHPGRVVFADWMRGFGNLLIVDHGDRVMTLHAHLQRFSAGVGSEVARGDTLGAVGASGGQGRPGLYFEVRRDGQPIDPRGWIASRP is encoded by the coding sequence GTGACCCCGAGCCCGGCGCGCCAGGGCGTGGCGCCGCGCCGCCCCCCCCTGGGCGGCCTGCTGGCGGGCCTGGTGCTGGGCCTCGCCCTGGGCGGCCCGCTTCTCGCCGCGCCCTCCGAGCGCGAGGCCCAGGCGCGACTCGACGCCCTGGGCGAGGAGATCCTGGCCGCCTCCGGCCGGCTCTCCACCACCCGGGAGGCCCGCGACGAGGCGAGCGAGGCGCTGCGCGAGGTGGAGACGACGCTGGCCGAGACCCATCGCCGCCTCGACGCCCTGCAGGCCGAGCGGCGCGCCCTGAACGACGAGATCTTCGATCTCGAGGCGCGCCGCGAGCGCCTGGCCGACGAGCGACGCGAGCAGCTCGAGTCCCTGGAGGTCCAGCTCGAGGCCTTCTACCGGCTCGGCCTCACCCCCCAGCTCAAGCTGCTGCTCAACCAGGACGACCCGGCCCGCCTCGACCGCCTGCAGCACTACCTCAACCGCCTGGCCCGGGCCCGCCACGAGCGCCTCGATGCGCTCGAGCGCCTGGAGCGCGAGCTCGCCGAGACGCGCCGGGCGCTGGCCGAGCGCGGCGAGCGGCTGGCGGCCGTGACGACCCGCCTCGACGAGCGCAGCGCCGCCCTGGCCGAGCAGAGCGCCGAGCGCGCCGCCCTGGTGGCGACGCTGGACGAGCGCTTCGCCAGCGAGCAGGCCCGCCTGGCGACCCTCGCCCAGGACCGTGCCCATGCCGAGCGCACCCTGCGCGAGGTGCAGGAGCGCCTCGCCCGCCTCGAGCGACCGCCCCCCTCCACCGCCATCGAAAAGACCCGCGGCGCGCTGCCCTGGCCGGTGCAGGGCAGCATCGCCTCGGGCTTCCGCCACGGCGAGGGGGTGCACCTCAACGGCCTGGTGATCCGCGCCGCCGAGGGTACGCCCGTGCGCGCCGTGCACCCCGGCCGGGTGGTCTTCGCCGACTGGATGCGCGGCTTCGGCAACCTGCTGATCGTCGATCACGGCGACCGGGTGATGACCCTGCACGCCCACCTGCAGCGCTTCTCCGCCGGGGTGGGCAGCGAGGTCGCCCGCGGCGACACCCTGGGCGCCGTGGGCGCCAGCGGTGGCCAGGGCCGGCCGGGGCTCTACTTCGAGGTGCGCCGCGACGGCCAGCCCATCGACCCGCGGGGCTGGATCGCCAGCCGGCCCTGA
- the gpmI gene encoding 2,3-bisphosphoglycerate-independent phosphoglycerate mutase — protein MTDPRTPRPVALIILDGYGHNESPDDNAVLAARTPVMDRLWQEQPHSLIHTDGRYVGLPDGQMGNSEVGHMNLGAGRIVYQDFTRITKAVEEGELDAIAALTAPIDAAVAAGRAVHLLGLLSPGGVHSHEDHILAMAELAARRGARQIYLHAFLDGRDTAPKSAMASIERANARLAELVGAEHGFVASIIGRYFAMDRDNRWDRVEQAYRLITEGVGEVTAETAERGLEQAYARGETDEFVTATSLRPAGAPVAMADGDAAIFMNFRADRARELTRAFVEDDFAGFTRQARPRLAGEGLVMLTQYAADIPAPAAFPPAELVNTLGEVMETRGLTQLRIAETEKYAHVTFFFSGGREQEYRGETRVLVPSPQEVKTYDEKPEMSAVEVTDRLVEAIEGGAYDLIVCNYANGDMVGHTGQFDAAVKAIEAVDACVGRVVEAIQRVGGACLVTADHGNAEQMIHPETGAPQTAHTTFDVPLIYVGPRPVRLLDDGRLCDIAPTLLTMMDQPVPEEMTGRVLIEAE, from the coding sequence ATGACCGACCCCCGTACCCCGCGTCCGGTAGCCCTGATCATCCTCGACGGCTACGGCCACAACGAGTCGCCCGACGACAACGCCGTCCTCGCCGCCCGCACCCCGGTGATGGACCGCCTGTGGCAGGAGCAGCCCCACAGCCTGATCCACACCGACGGCCGCTACGTGGGCCTGCCGGACGGCCAGATGGGCAACTCCGAGGTCGGCCACATGAACCTGGGGGCCGGGCGCATCGTCTACCAGGACTTCACCCGCATCACCAAGGCCGTCGAGGAGGGCGAGCTCGACGCCATCGCCGCCCTGACCGCGCCGATCGACGCCGCCGTGGCCGCCGGCCGGGCCGTGCACCTGCTGGGCCTGCTCTCGCCGGGCGGCGTGCACAGCCACGAGGACCACATCCTGGCCATGGCCGAGCTGGCCGCCCGCCGCGGGGCCCGGCAGATCTATCTCCACGCCTTCCTGGACGGCCGGGACACGGCGCCGAAGAGCGCGATGGCCTCGATCGAACGCGCCAACGCGCGCCTCGCCGAGCTGGTGGGCGCCGAGCACGGCTTCGTGGCCTCGATCATCGGCCGCTACTTCGCCATGGACCGCGACAACCGCTGGGACCGCGTCGAGCAGGCCTACCGGCTGATCACCGAAGGCGTGGGCGAGGTCACCGCCGAGACCGCCGAACGTGGCCTCGAGCAGGCCTACGCCCGCGGCGAGACCGACGAGTTCGTCACCGCCACCAGCCTCCGCCCCGCCGGCGCGCCGGTGGCCATGGCCGACGGCGACGCGGCCATCTTCATGAACTTCCGCGCCGACCGCGCCCGGGAGCTGACCCGCGCCTTCGTCGAGGACGACTTCGCGGGCTTCACCCGCCAGGCGCGGCCCCGGCTGGCCGGCGAGGGGCTGGTGATGCTGACCCAGTACGCCGCAGACATCCCGGCCCCGGCCGCCTTCCCGCCGGCGGAGCTCGTCAACACCCTGGGCGAGGTGATGGAGACGCGCGGCCTGACCCAGCTGCGCATCGCCGAGACCGAGAAGTATGCCCACGTCACCTTCTTCTTCTCCGGCGGGCGCGAGCAGGAGTACCGGGGCGAGACCCGGGTGCTGGTGCCCTCTCCCCAGGAGGTGAAGACCTACGACGAGAAGCCCGAGATGAGCGCCGTGGAGGTCACCGACCGACTGGTCGAGGCGATCGAGGGCGGCGCGTACGACCTGATCGTCTGCAACTACGCCAACGGCGACATGGTCGGCCATACCGGCCAGTTCGATGCCGCGGTCAAGGCCATCGAGGCCGTGGACGCCTGCGTCGGCCGGGTGGTGGAGGCAATCCAGCGCGTCGGCGGCGCCTGCCTGGTGACCGCCGACCACGGCAACGCCGAGCAGATGATCCACCCCGAGACCGGCGCCCCCCAGACCGCCCACACCACCTTCGACGTGCCGCTGATCTATGTCGGGCCGCGTCCGGTGCGCCTGCTCGACGACGGCCGGCTGTGCGACATCGCCCCGACCCTGCTGACCATGATGGACCAGCCGGTGCCCGAGGAGATGACCGGACGCGTGCTGATCGAGGCCGAGTGA
- a CDS encoding rhodanese-like domain-containing protein produces MIDQLFEFVQNHPLLVGAFLVVLIAWLAYEVRNSSAGGVTSSEATQLVNREDAVVVDLRDANDFKAGHIAGARNIPQSKLDDRLRELEKFKGKPIIVACKHGQSAGVAQAKLAKAGFERVLKLKGGMTQWQADGLPVVRK; encoded by the coding sequence ATGATCGATCAGCTGTTCGAATTCGTGCAGAATCATCCCCTGCTGGTGGGGGCCTTCCTGGTGGTGTTGATCGCCTGGCTCGCCTACGAGGTCCGCAACAGCAGCGCCGGAGGCGTGACCTCCAGCGAGGCCACCCAGCTGGTCAATCGCGAGGACGCCGTGGTGGTCGACCTGCGCGACGCCAATGACTTCAAGGCGGGCCACATTGCCGGGGCGCGCAACATTCCCCAGAGCAAGCTCGACGATCGCCTGCGCGAGCTCGAGAAGTTCAAGGGCAAGCCGATCATCGTGGCCTGCAAGCACGGCCAGAGCGCCGGCGTCGCCCAGGCCAAGCTCGCCAAGGCGGGCTTCGAGCGCGTCCTGAAGCTCAAGGGCGGCATGACCCAGTGGCAGGCGGACGGCCTGCCGGTCGTCAGGAAGTAG